In the Sus scrofa isolate TJ Tabasco breed Duroc chromosome 6, Sscrofa11.1, whole genome shotgun sequence genome, one interval contains:
- the PARD6A gene encoding partitioning defective 6 homolog alpha isoform X1: protein MARPQRTPARSPDSIVEVKSKFDAEFRRFALPRASVSGFQEFSRLLRAVHQIPGLDVLLGYTDAHGDLLPLTNDDSLHRALASGPPPLRLLVQKRAEADSSGLAFASNSLQRRKKGLLLRPVAPLRTRPPLLISLPQDFRQVSSVIDVDLLPETHRRVRLHKHGSDRPLGFYIRDGMSVRVAPQGLERVPGIFISRLVRGGLAESTGLLAVSDEILEVNGIEVAGKTLDQVTDMMVANSHNLIVTVKPANQRNNVVRGTSGRLMRPPSAGPGEPDSDDDSSDLVTENRQPPCSNGLSQGPPCWDLRPSRLLPGARSSLPSLDDQEQASSGWGSSMRGDGNGFSL from the exons ATGGCCAGGCCGCAGAGGACTCCGGCACGCAGTCCTGACAGCATCGTCGAGGTGAAGAGCAAA TTTGATGCCGAGTTCCGACGCTTCGCGCTACCTCGCGCTTCGGTGAGCGGCTTCCAAGAGTTCTCTCGGTTGCTGCGTGCGGTACACCAGATCCCGGGCCTGGACGTGCTGCTTGGCTATACGGATGCTCACGGCGACCTACTGCCCCTCACCAACGACGACAGCCTGCACCGGGCCCTGGCCAGTGGGCCCCCGCCACTGAGACTGCTAGTGCAGAAGCGGG CAGAAGCTGACTCCAGTGGCCTGGCCTTTGCCTCCAACTCCCTGCAGCGGCGCAAGAAAGGGCTCCTACTCCGGCCAGTGGCACCTCTGCGCACCCGGCCACCCCTGCTAATCAGCCTGCCCCAAGATTTCCGACAGGTTTCTTCAGTCATTGATGTGGACTTACTGCCTGAGACCCACCGACGGGTGCGGCTGCACAAGCATGGTTCTGACCGCCCCCTGGGTTTCTACATCCGAGATGGCATGAGCGTGCGCGTAGCTCCCCAGGGCCTGGAACGAGTTCCAGGCATCTTCATCTCCCGCCTGGTACGAGGGGGCCTGGCTGAGAGTACAGGGCTGCTGGCGGTTAGTGATGAGATCCTCGAGGTCAATGGCATTGAGGTAGCTGGAAAGACCTTGGACCAAGTGACGGACATGATGGTCGCCAACAGTCACAACCTCATTGTCACTGTCAAGCCAGCCAATCAGCGCAATAATGTGGTTCGTGGGACATCTGGGCGTCTGATGAGGCCTCCTTCTGCTGGGCCTGGTGAGCCTGATAGTGACGATGACAGCAGTGATCTGGTCACTGAGAACCGCCAGCCTCCTTGTTCCAATGGGCTGTCTCAGGGGCCTCCATGCTGGGACCTGCGCCCAAGCCGCCTACTTCCTGGTGCCCGCAGCTCTCTGCCCTCCCTGGACGATCAGGAGCAGGCCAGCTCTGGCTGGGGGAGTAGCATGAGAGGAGATGGCAATGGCTTCAGCCTCTGA
- the PARD6A gene encoding partitioning defective 6 homolog alpha isoform X2: MARPQRTPARSPDSIVEVKSKFDAEFRRFALPRASVSGFQEFSRLLRAVHQIPGLDVLLGYTDAHGDLLPLTNDDSLHRALASGPPPLRLLVQKREADSSGLAFASNSLQRRKKGLLLRPVAPLRTRPPLLISLPQDFRQVSSVIDVDLLPETHRRVRLHKHGSDRPLGFYIRDGMSVRVAPQGLERVPGIFISRLVRGGLAESTGLLAVSDEILEVNGIEVAGKTLDQVTDMMVANSHNLIVTVKPANQRNNVVRGTSGRLMRPPSAGPGEPDSDDDSSDLVTENRQPPCSNGLSQGPPCWDLRPSRLLPGARSSLPSLDDQEQASSGWGSSMRGDGNGFSL; this comes from the exons ATGGCCAGGCCGCAGAGGACTCCGGCACGCAGTCCTGACAGCATCGTCGAGGTGAAGAGCAAA TTTGATGCCGAGTTCCGACGCTTCGCGCTACCTCGCGCTTCGGTGAGCGGCTTCCAAGAGTTCTCTCGGTTGCTGCGTGCGGTACACCAGATCCCGGGCCTGGACGTGCTGCTTGGCTATACGGATGCTCACGGCGACCTACTGCCCCTCACCAACGACGACAGCCTGCACCGGGCCCTGGCCAGTGGGCCCCCGCCACTGAGACTGCTAGTGCAGAAGCGGG AAGCTGACTCCAGTGGCCTGGCCTTTGCCTCCAACTCCCTGCAGCGGCGCAAGAAAGGGCTCCTACTCCGGCCAGTGGCACCTCTGCGCACCCGGCCACCCCTGCTAATCAGCCTGCCCCAAGATTTCCGACAGGTTTCTTCAGTCATTGATGTGGACTTACTGCCTGAGACCCACCGACGGGTGCGGCTGCACAAGCATGGTTCTGACCGCCCCCTGGGTTTCTACATCCGAGATGGCATGAGCGTGCGCGTAGCTCCCCAGGGCCTGGAACGAGTTCCAGGCATCTTCATCTCCCGCCTGGTACGAGGGGGCCTGGCTGAGAGTACAGGGCTGCTGGCGGTTAGTGATGAGATCCTCGAGGTCAATGGCATTGAGGTAGCTGGAAAGACCTTGGACCAAGTGACGGACATGATGGTCGCCAACAGTCACAACCTCATTGTCACTGTCAAGCCAGCCAATCAGCGCAATAATGTGGTTCGTGGGACATCTGGGCGTCTGATGAGGCCTCCTTCTGCTGGGCCTGGTGAGCCTGATAGTGACGATGACAGCAGTGATCTGGTCACTGAGAACCGCCAGCCTCCTTGTTCCAATGGGCTGTCTCAGGGGCCTCCATGCTGGGACCTGCGCCCAAGCCGCCTACTTCCTGGTGCCCGCAGCTCTCTGCCCTCCCTGGACGATCAGGAGCAGGCCAGCTCTGGCTGGGGGAGTAGCATGAGAGGAGATGGCAATGGCTTCAGCCTCTGA
- the ENKD1 gene encoding enkurin domain-containing protein 1 isoform X1 — protein MCEGPSGISGPIPPDPTLCPDYYRRPASAQGRLEGNALKLDLLTWNPDLEVTPPSGPRMGPGAREILERGRRGVSGMLLQLEGISLGPGASPKRKDPKDHEQENLRRIREIQRRFREQERTREQGQPRPLKALWRSPKYDKVESRVKARLQEPGPASGTEPAHFLRAHSRCGPGLPPPRVPSPQLTPPGPNAKGPGPGVDFITHNARTAKRAPRRHSRSLQVLSQVLEQQRQAQEHYNATQKGHVPHYLLERRDLWRREAEARQHSQPDPAMPPGHTRMPENQRLETLSNLLQSQSQLLRELVLLPAGADSLRAQSHRAELDRKLVQVEEAIKIFSRPKVFVKMDA, from the exons ATGTGTGAGGGTCCGTCCGGCATCTCGGGGCCTATCCCCCCAGACCCTACGCTCTGCCCTGACTACTACCGGCGGCCGGCCTCGG CCCAAGGGCGCCTTGAGGGAAACGCGCTGAAGTTGGACCTGCTAACCTGGAACCCAGACCTAGAAGTCACCCCTCCCAGCGGCCCCCGCATGGGTCCCGGAGCCCGAGAAATTCTGGAGCGTGGCCGGCGCGGCGTGAGTGGCATGCTGCTGCAGCTCGAGGGTATCTCCCTAGGCCCAGGGGCCTCTCCCAAGC GGAAGGACCCTAAAGACCACGAGCAGGAGAACCTGAGGCGGATCAGGGAGATCCAGAGGCGCTTCCGTGAGCAGGAGCGCACCCGGGAGCAGGGCCAGCCTAGGCCCCTGAAGGCTCTGTGGCGCTCACCCAAGTATGACAAAGTGGAGTCCCGTGTCAAGGCCCGGCTGCAG GAGCCCGGCCCTGCTTCCGGGACAGAGCCTGCCCACTTCCTGCGGGCACACTCTCGCTGTGGCCCTGGGCTCCCACCACCCCGTGTCCCCAGTCCCCAGCTAACCCCGCCAGGTCCCAATGCTAAG GGGCCAGGCCCAGGTGTGGACTTCATTACCCACAATGCCCGCACTGCCAAGAGGGCCCCCCGGCGGCATTCTCGCTCGCTCCAAGTCCTGTCACAGGTGCTGGAGCAGCAACGGCAAGCCCAGGAGCACTATAATGCCACACAGAAGGGTCACGTGCCCCATTA TTTGTTGGAGCGCAGGGATCTGTGGCGACGGGAGGCTGAGGCCCGTCAGCACAGCCAGCCAGACCCGGCCATGCCCCCTGGCCACACTCGCATGCCTGAGAACCAGCGGCTGGAGACACTGAGCAACCTGCTCCAGA GCCAGAGCCAGCTGCTGCGTGAGCTGGTGCTGTTGCCTGCTGGGGCAGATTCCCTGAGGGCCCAGAGCCACCGTGCTGAACTGGACCGGAAGCTGGTGCAGGTAGAGGAGGCCATCAAGATCTTTTCCCGCCCCAAGGTCTTTGTGAAGATGGATGCCTGA
- the ENKD1 gene encoding enkurin domain-containing protein 1 isoform X2, translating into MGPGAREILERGRRGVSGMLLQLEGISLGPGASPKRKDPKDHEQENLRRIREIQRRFREQERTREQGQPRPLKALWRSPKYDKVESRVKARLQEPGPASGTEPAHFLRAHSRCGPGLPPPRVPSPQLTPPGPNAKGPGPGVDFITHNARTAKRAPRRHSRSLQVLSQVLEQQRQAQEHYNATQKGHVPHYLLERRDLWRREAEARQHSQPDPAMPPGHTRMPENQRLETLSNLLQSQSQLLRELVLLPAGADSLRAQSHRAELDRKLVQVEEAIKIFSRPKVFVKMDA; encoded by the exons ATGGGTCCCGGAGCCCGAGAAATTCTGGAGCGTGGCCGGCGCGGCGTGAGTGGCATGCTGCTGCAGCTCGAGGGTATCTCCCTAGGCCCAGGGGCCTCTCCCAAGC GGAAGGACCCTAAAGACCACGAGCAGGAGAACCTGAGGCGGATCAGGGAGATCCAGAGGCGCTTCCGTGAGCAGGAGCGCACCCGGGAGCAGGGCCAGCCTAGGCCCCTGAAGGCTCTGTGGCGCTCACCCAAGTATGACAAAGTGGAGTCCCGTGTCAAGGCCCGGCTGCAG GAGCCCGGCCCTGCTTCCGGGACAGAGCCTGCCCACTTCCTGCGGGCACACTCTCGCTGTGGCCCTGGGCTCCCACCACCCCGTGTCCCCAGTCCCCAGCTAACCCCGCCAGGTCCCAATGCTAAG GGGCCAGGCCCAGGTGTGGACTTCATTACCCACAATGCCCGCACTGCCAAGAGGGCCCCCCGGCGGCATTCTCGCTCGCTCCAAGTCCTGTCACAGGTGCTGGAGCAGCAACGGCAAGCCCAGGAGCACTATAATGCCACACAGAAGGGTCACGTGCCCCATTA TTTGTTGGAGCGCAGGGATCTGTGGCGACGGGAGGCTGAGGCCCGTCAGCACAGCCAGCCAGACCCGGCCATGCCCCCTGGCCACACTCGCATGCCTGAGAACCAGCGGCTGGAGACACTGAGCAACCTGCTCCAGA GCCAGAGCCAGCTGCTGCGTGAGCTGGTGCTGTTGCCTGCTGGGGCAGATTCCCTGAGGGCCCAGAGCCACCGTGCTGAACTGGACCGGAAGCTGGTGCAGGTAGAGGAGGCCATCAAGATCTTTTCCCGCCCCAAGGTCTTTGTGAAGATGGATGCCTGA
- the C6H16orf86 gene encoding uncharacterized protein C16orf86 homolog: MASAGDERRPGTQEKTAVGLAQLTEVPTGYAQNSECPVMGDQCLEPALVACQTQGEDKCPTGAVSEPELLEERLKMEEKRLKPVAEALEERGPRPITSIVKPNHGPKRKPVSLSPSLPGSSHQAHLRAEAELPQGLLLQKEELENSQSEPSPSAKQHKKAKKRKSLGTPVLPVVASTVSVPSETLGLERKAQRLRPLYQYINYCNPELNQAGEGDREAEAEVEPEVELTLVPEEAGVEQLQALLPMAGELGPGLTLPCPNMFVCPAHPLVPLGEEAGEESGGLPSLGVSSHLKAEVDKSTHVDINKMLSVCAAPLVPPLSPQYK, encoded by the exons ATGGCTTCAGCAGGGGATGAGAGGCGGCCAGGGACCCAGGAAAAGACGGCTGTGGGGCTGGCACAGCTCACTGAGGTGCCCACTGGCTACGCTCAGAATTCTG AGTGTCCAGTGATGGGAGACCAGTGCCTGGAGCCAGCCCTTGTGGCCTGCCAGACCCAGGGTGAAGACAAGTGTCCAACAGGAGCAGTCTCAGAGCCAGAGCTCCTGGAGGAAAGACTCAAGATGGAGGAAAAGAGGCTCAAGCCAGTAGCAGAGGCACTAGAGGAGAGAGGCCCCAGGCCTATAACCTCCATTGTGAAGCCCAATCATGGTCCGAAGAGGAAGCCT GTCTCCTTGTCCCCCAGTCTCCCAGGATCCAGCCACCAAGCCCATCTTAGGGCTGAAGCTGAGCTGCCACAAGGGCTGCTGCTGCAGAAGGAGGAGCTGGAAAATAGCCAGAGTGAGCCCTCACCGTCTGCCAAACAGCACAAAAAAGCCAAGAAGCGCAAGAGTCTAGGGACCCCAGTGCTCCCAGTGGTAGCCAGCACAGTGTCTGTGCCTTCAGAGACCTTGGGGCTGGAGC GAAAGGCCCAGCGCCTGCGGCCCCTGTACCAGTACATCAACTATTGCAACCCTGAGCTGAACCAGGcaggggaaggggacagggaggctgaggctgaggtggAGCCTGAGGTGGAGCTGACCCTGGTCCCCGAGGAGGCAGGTGTGGAGCAACTGCAGGCCTTGCTGCCCATGGCAGGTGAGCTGGGCCCAGGCCTCACTTTGCCCTGCCCCAATATGTTTGTGTGCCCTGCTCACCCTCTGGTTCCCCTGGGAGAGGAAGCTGGAGAGGAGTCTGGTGGTTTGCCCAGCTTGGGGGTCAGCAGTCATCTCAAAGCTGAGGTAGACAAGTCAACTCATGTGGACATCAACAAGATGCTAAGTGTCTGCGCTGCCCCACTAGTACCCCCACTCTCTCCTCAGTACAAGTGA
- the GFOD2 gene encoding glucose-fructose oxidoreductase domain-containing protein 2, which yields MKMLPGVGVFGTGSSARVLVPLLRAEGFTVEALWGKTEEEAKQLAEEMNITFYTSRTDDVLLHQDVDLVCINIPPPLTRQISVKALGIGKNVVCEKAATSVDAFRMVTASRYYPQLMSLVGNVLRFLPAFVRMKQLIAEHYVGAVMICDARVYSGSLLSPNYGWICDELMGGGGLHTMGTYIVDLLTHLTGRRAEKVHGLLKTFVRQNAAIRGIRHVTSDDFCFFQMLMGGGVCSTVTLNFNMPGAFVHEVMVVGSAGRLVARGADLYGQKNSATQEELLLRDSLAVGTELPEQGPQDVPLLYLKGMVYMVQALRQSFQGQGDRRTWDHTPVSMAASFEDGLYMQSVVDAIKRSSRSGEWEAVEVLTEEPDANQNLCEALQRNNL from the exons ATGAAGATGCTTCCCGGAGTGGGCGTGTTTGGGACTGGCAGCTCTGCCCGGGTTCTGGTCCCACTGCTGAGGGCAGAAGGGTTCACGGTGGAGGCCCTGTGGGGGAAGACTGAGGAGGAGGCGAAGCAGCTCGCCGAGGAGATGAACATCACCTTCTACACCAGCCGCACCGATGATGTCTTGCTGCATCAAGATGTGGATCTGGTGTGCATCAACATCCCGCCTCCACTCACCCGGCAGATATCTGTGAAGGCTCTAG GTATTGGGAAGAACGTGGTTTGTGAGAAGGCAGCAACCTCAGTGGATGCCTTCCGGATGGTGACAGCCTCTCGCTACTACCCACAGCTGATGAGCCTGGTGGGGAACGTGCTGCGCTTCCTGCCTGCCTTCGTGCGCATGAAGCAGCTGATTGCTGAGCACTACGTGGGTGCAGTGATGATCTGTGATGCTCGTGTCTACTCAGGCAGCCTGCTCAGCCCCAACTATGGCTGGATCTGTGATGAACTCATGGGCGGCGGAGGCCTGCACACCATGGGCACCTACATTGTGGACCTACTGACCCACCTGACTGGCCGGAGAGCTGAGAAGGTGCATGGGCTGCTGAAGACCTTTGTGAGGCAGAATGCAGCCATCCGTGGCATCCGGCACGTCACCAGCGATGACTTCTGTTTCTTCCAGATGCTCATGGGAGGGGGGGTGTGCAGCACAGTAACACTCAACTTCAACATGCCAGGTGCCTTTGTGCACGAAGTCATGGTGGTAGGCTCTGCGGGACGCCTTGTCGCCCGGGGAGCTGACCTCTATGGGCAGAAGAACTCTGCCACGCAagaggagctgctgctgagggACTCGCTGGCTGTGGGCACGGAGCTGCCTGAGCAGGGGCCCCAGGATGTCCCACTGCTCTACCTGAAGGGCATGGTCTACATGGTACAGGCCCTGCGCCAGTCCTTCCAGGGACAAGGGGACCGCCGCACATGGGACCACACCCCTGTCTCCATGGCCGCCTCCTTCGAGGATGGGCTCTACATGCAGAGCGTGGTGGATGCCATCAAACGGTCGAGCCGATCCGGGGAGTGGGAGGCTGTGGAGGTCTTGACGGAGGAGCCTGACGCCAACCAGAACCTATGCGAGGCACTCCAGCGGAATAACCTGTGA